A single genomic interval of Cucumis sativus cultivar 9930 chromosome 5, Cucumber_9930_V3, whole genome shotgun sequence harbors:
- the LOC101208369 gene encoding calcium-dependent protein kinase 1, giving the protein MGNTCVGPSISKNGFFQSVSAAMWRSRSPENSVSHHTNGESVNEVAASEPESPLPVQNQPPEKVTMPESQAKPEPPSEPKVRPNPVMKRVGSAGLRGGSVLQTKTGNFKEYYSLGKKLGQGQFGTTYMCVEKATGKEYACKSIAKRKLVTEDDVEDVRREIQIMHHLAGHPNVISIKGAYEDAVAVQVVMELCAGGELFDRIIQRGHYTERKAAELTRTIVGVVEACHALGVMHRDLKPENFLFVSKEEESLLKTIDFGLSVFFKPGEKFNDVVGSPYYVAPEVLRKRYGHEADVWSAGVIVYILLSGVPPFWAESEQGIFEEVLHGDLDFSSDPWPSISDSAKDLVRRMLVRDPKKRLTAYEVLCHPWVQVDGVAPDKPLDSAVLSRLKQFSAMNKLKKMAIKVIAESLSEEEIAGLKEMFKMIDTDNSGQITFEELKAGLKKFGANLKESEIYDLMQAADIDNNGTIDYGEFVAATLHLNKIEKEDHLLAAFSYFDKDGSGFITHDELQQACKEFGIEDLQLEEMMHEVDQNNDGTIDYNEFVAMMQKGNVVNAGKKGLQSTFSIGFREALKL; this is encoded by the exons ATGGGTAATACTTGTGTAGGACCAAGCATTTCGAAGAATGGATTCTTTCAATCTGTGTCTGCTGCTATGTGGCGATCTAGATCTCCTGAAAACTCAGTTTCTCATCATACAAATGGAGAAAGTGTCAATGAGGTAGCAGCTAGCGAACCTGAATCGCCTTTGCCTGTTCAAAACCAACCTCCTGAAAAAGTGACAATGCCAGAATCACAAGCCAAACCAGAACCGCCATCAGAACCTAAAGTACGCCCTAACCCTGTTATGAAGAGAGTGGGTAGTGCTGGGCTTCGAGGTGGTTCGGTTCTACAGACAAAAACTGGAAACTTCAAGGAATATTACAGCTTAGGTAAGAAACTAGGCCAAGGACAATTTGGGACtacatatatgtgtgtggaGAAGGCAACTGGGAAAGAGTATGCTTGTAAGTCAATTGCAAAGAGGAAGTTGGTCACCGAAGATGATGTTGAAGATGTGAGAAGGGAAATTCAGATAATGCACCACTTGGCTGGACACCCAAATGTTATATCGATCAAGGGTGCTTATGAGGATGCAGTTGCAGTTCAGGTAGTTATGGAGTTATGTGCTGGTGGTGAACTATTTGATAGGATCATTCAACGTGGACATTATACTGAAAGAAAGGCTGCTGAGCTTACTAGGACCATCGTTGGGGTCGTGGAGGCATGTCACGCTCTTGGAGTAATGCATCGAGACCTTAAGCCCGAGAATTTTCTCTTTGTCAGCAAGGAAGAGGAATCACTTCTCAAAACAATTGATTTTGGACTATCAGTATTTTTCAAACCAG GTGAAAAGTTCAATGATGTTGTCGGGAGTCCATACTATGTTGCACCTGAAGTTTTGCGAAAACGCTATGGTCATGAAGCCGATGTTTGGAGTGCTGGAGTAATTGTTTACATTCTATTAAGTGGAGTGCCTCCTTTTTGGGCTG AATCCGAGCAAGGGATATTTGAAGAGGTCCTGCATGGGGATCTGGACTTCTCTTCTGACCCTTGGCCCAGCATCTCTGACAGTGCGAAGGATTTGGTGAGAAGAATGCTTGTTCGAGACCCAAAAAAGAGACTTACAGCATATGAAGTTTTGT GCCACCCTTGGGTTCAAGTCGACGGTGTGGCTCCTGACAAGCCACTCGACTCGGCGGTCTTGTCTCGCTTAAAGCAGTTTTCAGCCATGAACAAGCTCAAGAAAATGGCGATCAAG GTCATTGCGGAGAGCTTATCTGAAGAAGAAATTGCTGGCCTTAAAGAAATGTTTAAGATGATAGACACTGACAACAGCGGTCAAATCACTTTTGAAGAACTCAAAGCTGGACTGAAAAAATTTGGAGCTAATCTTAAGGAGTCTGAAATTTACGACCTAATGCAAGCA GCAGATATAGATAACAATGGAACCATTGACTACGGTGAGTTCGTAGCTGCCACATTACATCTAAACAAAATAGAGAAGGAAGATCATCTTCTAGCGGCTTTTTCATATTTCGACAAGGATGGAAGTGGGTTCATTACGCACGACGAACTCCAACAAGCATGTAAAGAGTTCGGGATAGAGGACCTCCAATTAGAAGAAATGATGCACGAGGTTGATCAAAACAAT GACGGAACGATCGACTATAACGAGTTCGTGGCAATGATGCAAAAAGGAAATGTAGTCAATGCTGGGAAGAAAGGTCTTCAAAGCACTTTCAGCATTGGCTTTAGGGAGGCTCTAAAACTTTAG
- the LOC105435706 gene encoding nuclear pore complex protein NUP1 yields the protein MVTARQQKNLEEEDEEGLGRVRKLIDERFVKKSPPKPYDRPPDGIRTSGNNSWILKLVDPGQRLISSGSRMLFSSVIRKFPHHLTSRVSSQESSQSRKDDNKVDVTAPFEVRVATNVGDNRSRSSDQFLMMELEKTLKQKTFTRSEINHLTTLLHSRNGDLPVVHKEKSFKFISSIPEPNRKEFVKIPNSEVRMGRPSISTPILSSSVLDGDISSPAEVARAYMGSRESKVCPSMRSLRAQGLGKNSTDSTSLTNMLLAPPSISQGLKRRSSFLDNHIRSIVSLRKIRQKPNIHLSKGLSLPISARPISVPVVGLSFDASQSSKFGRTQNFPSCIWNSQLSTKPNKTFARKFITNVESDNIPGAGSSSIYTLSRSSKMASKILEQLEKLTSPKEKVSTFNLLPVREKYHPKLSPAEVVGHLKSVKDVDLPRDDKQSNSLLGISYQGNRENTFQHKEKLEKLKSSDPHPNRDLLKDYGSMGSSKDSMNDQGMPESAVVKSTIQPPKDKQAFPMLPDKDSVYQDESSAARVAPATAEVREGDVSLAVRQTTANESLSPARIQKPSEVIVGSSLYGSSDSETFGDSIDDDIDTGLTFQNASSLCTSQPETNDSFGNKNLPENKQIVSPVFSFVNNVSPRKQPIASSAALDIGNKDDSLTELCADSENVNEPSYPYTQCNPASSNDKLDSSWRTCNDAFSSSVSLSAGLAFSFSSNPGNQSPNDGLSISCPSLYSSYSPSTGFMNRSSSRNIFLSAPYAINNANIITTMASLFSPTTSGAGSYEDEIKQDASLRNVNDTYFSSITTPANSHYSMFSFGSAATPSFVTNLLSKPTVSSATELSAPDVSVEKEFIANAEKTSMILESSTSHVSSGMAGKASVCCGLSFGCSSPASEQFNSGNRPSEFPITGFTSAHATSTISTSNVSTSSTLLEFESFTGASFSSIRCTTSAAALANSTPVLSNSYPKVAFSVSSVNNDCEEQGTSKDNVPLFSQKPKFSFGSGTSELTLFQVGKLENQQTLAEPQNSYPYMAASNSLEAKAGGSFSLNAGGSDKANRRSVKFKRRK from the exons ATGGTGACTGCGAGGCAACAGAAAAaccttgaagaagaagatgaagaagggTTGGGAAGGGTTAGGAAGTTAATAGATGAAAGATTCGTTAAGAAATCACCGCCGAAACCTTATGATCGGCCGCCAGATGGCATAAGAACGTCTGGAAACAATTCGTGGATCTTGAAGCTCGTTGATCCAGGTCAAAGGCTCATTTCCTCTGGTTCTCGAATGCTTTTTTCCTCCGTGATCCGAAAATTTCCTCACCATTTAACGTCTCGTGTTTCGTCTCAAG AATCAAGCCAGTCAAGAAAGGATGACAACAAGGTCGATGTAACA GCCCCTTTTGAGGTCCGAGTAGCAACCAACGTAGGTGATAATCGGAGTAGATCATCTGATCAATTTTTAATGATGGAGCTTGAGAAAACTTTGAAGCAAAAGACCTTCACCAG GTCTGAGATTAATCATTTGACAACGTTATTGCATTCAAGAAATGGTGATTTACCCGTTGTGCATAAGGAGAAAAGTTTCAAGTTTATCTCTTCCATTCCAGAACCTAACAGGAAGGAGTTTGTAAAAATACCAAATTCAGAAGTTAGGATGGGCAGGCCATCGATTTCAACCCCCATTTTGAGTTCAAGT GTACTTGATGGAGATATTTCTTCACCTGCAGAGGTTGCAAGGGCATACATGGGGAGTAGAGAGTCAAAAGTTTGTCCTTCAATGCGATCTCTGAGAGCTCAAGGACTTGGAAAAAATTCAACTGATTCAACTAGTTTAACCAATATGTTGCTTGCACCACCATCTATTAGTCAG GGTTTGAAACGTAGGAGCTCATTTCTTGATAATCACATCAGATCCATTGTTTCTCTGCGCAAAATTCGACAAAAACCTAACATTCATCTTTCAAAAGGATTAAGCTTACCTATTTCTGCTAGGCCTATTTCTGTCCCTGTAGTTGGACTTAGTTTTGATGCTTCCCAGAGCTCCAAATTTGGGAGAACTCAGAATTTTCCATCTTGTATTTGGAACTCACAACTGTCTactaaaccaaataaaacTTTTGCAAGAAAGTTTATTACGAACGTGGAGAGTGATAACATTCCTGGTGCAGGTAGCAGCTCTATTTATACTCTTTCAAGGTCTTCTAAGATGGCTTCTAAAATATTGGAGCAGCTTGAAAAGTTGACCTCTCCAAAGGAGAAAGTATCTACATTTAATCTACTTCCTGTTAGGGAAAAATATCACCCTAAGCTGTCACCAGCCGAAGTAGTTGGGCATCTCAAAAGTGTGAAGGATGTGGACTTGCCCAGAGACGACAAGCAGTCAAATAGTTTGCTTGGGATCTCATATCAGGGCAACCGAGAAAACACTTTCCAACATAAAGAGAAGCTGGAAAAACTGAAATCATCGGATCCTCATCCTAATCGTGATTTACTGAAGGACTATGGATCAATGGGTTCTAGTAAGGATTCCATGAATGATCAAGGAATGCCTGAATCTGCTGTGGTGAAATCTACTATTCAGCCCCCAAAAGACAAACAGGCATTTCCAATGTTGCCTGACAAG GATAGTGTTTACCAAGATGAAAGTTCTGCCGCTAGAGTTGCACCTGCCACTGCTGAGGTTAGAGAAGGTGATGTTTCTTTGGCTGTGAGACAAACAACTGCTAATGAGTCCCTCTCTCCAGCAAGGATACAAAAACCATCTGAAGTAATAGTGGGTTCTTCTCTCTACGGAAGTTCTGATTCGGAAACTTTCGGTGACAGCATTGATGATGATATCGATACCGGactaacttttcaaaatgcaTCTTCACTTTGCACTTCACAGCCAGAAACTAATGATTCTTTTGGAAATAAGAATCTTCCAGAAAATAAGCAAATTGTTTCTCCAGTTTTTAGCTTTGTAAATAATGTCTCTCCACGTAAACAGCCAATCGCTAGTTCTGCTGCATTGGATATTGGTAATAAGGATGATTCTCTTACAGAATTATGTGCTGATTCTGAAAATGTCAATGAACCTTCATACCCATACACGCAGTGCAATCCAGCTTCTTCAAACGATAAGCTAGATTCCTCTTGGAG GACCTGCAATGATGCATTCTCATCCTCTGTTTCCCTATCAGCTGGACTTGCATTCTCATTTAGCTCGAATCCTGGCAATCAAAGTCCAAATGATGGCCTTTCTATTTCATGTCCATCTCTATACTCTTCCTATAGTCCATCAACTGGGTTTATGAATCGAAGTTCATCCAGAAATATCTTCCTCTCTGCCCCGTATGCTATCAACAACGCTAATATAATCACAACTATGGCatctttattttctccaaCGACTTCAGGCGCAGGAAGTTATGAAGACGAGATCAAGCAGGATGCAAGCCTACGCAATGTAAATGACACTTATTTCAGCAGCATAACTACACCTGCAAATTCTCACTACAGTATGTTCAGCTTCGGTTCTGCAGCAACACCTTCGTTTGTGACTAATCTGTTGAGTAAACCTACTGTTAGCAGTGCAACTGAGCTCAGTGCTCCGGACGTTTCTGTTGAAAAGGAATTTATAGCTAATGCGGAAAAAACATCCATGATTTTAGAATCATCCACGTCTCATGTATCATCGGGGATGGCTGGAAAAGCATCCGTCTGTTGTGGCCTTTCTTTTGGGTGCTCATCTCCTGCTTCTGAACAGTTTAATTCAGGAAATAGGCCATCAGAATTTCCCATCACTGGGTTCACTAGTGCCCACGCAACTTCAACCATCAGTACCTCCAATGTTTCTACATCTAGTACACTTCTTGAATTTGAGTCATTTACCGGGGCATCTTTCAGTTCTATACGTTGTACAACCTCAGCAGCAGCATTAGCAAATTCCACGCCTGTTTTGAGTAATTCGTATCCCAAAGTTGCTTTTAGCGTTTCTTCAGTCAATAATGACTGTGAAGAGCAGGGAACCTCCAAGGACAATGTTCCACTTTTCAGTCAAAagccaaaattttcttttggctCAGGCACATCCGAATTAACTCTCTTTCAAGTTGGAAAATTAGAGAACCAGCAGACTTTGGCCGAACCCCAAAATTCATATCCATATATGGCTGCTTCCAACAGCCTAGAAGCTAAAGCTGGAGGCAGCTTCTCCTTGAATGCTGGTGGCAGCGACAAGGCTAACCGGAGATCTGTGAAGTTCAAACGAAGGAAATAA